DNA sequence from the Streptomyces sp. HUAS 15-9 genome:
CTTGCCGCCGCCGTGCTGCGGGGCCATCTGGCGCCCCTAGGGGAAGCCCTGAGAGCCCGGTACGGCCTCGCGGCCGGCCTCCTGTGGGGGAACGCGGGCTCGGCGCTCGTCGGCGCGGCCCGCGAGCTCGATCGGTGGGCCCGCGGCGACGGGCGCGGCGACGTGGCCGACCGGGCGCGCGCGCTCACCGCCGAACTGTTCACCCACCCCCTCCTGAAGGACACCGGCACCCTCACCGGCACCTCCTTCCGGCGCCGCAGCTGCTGCCTCTACTACCGGGTGCCCGGCGGCGGGGTCTGCGGTGACTGTTGTTTCACACGGCCACCGTGCTCTTCCCCGGGCGCCCCGTCTGGGTGACCATGAGGGGACCGGCCGGTGAGACCAGGGGGTTGCGGGTGCGAGTGGGACTGCTGAGCCGGGAGTACCCCCCGGACGTGTACGGCGGCGCGGGCGTCCATGTCGAGTTCCTGGCCAGGGAGTTGAGGCCACTGGTCGACCTGGAGGTGCACTGCTGGGGCGAGGGCCGCGCAGTGGGCGTCGTACGTCACCGGCCCTGGTCCGCGCTCGACACCGCCAACGACGCGCTGCGCACCTTCTCCGTCGACCTCTCCATCGCCGCGGCCCTCGAAGGCCGCGAACTCGTCCACTCCCACACCTGGTACGCCAATCTCGCCGGCCATGTCGCCAAGCTCATGTACGGCGTCCCGCACGTGCTGACCGCCCACTCGCTGGAGCCGCTGCGTCCCTGGAAGGCCGAGCAACTCGGCGGCGGATACGCCCTGTCCGGCTGGGCCGAGCGCACCGCGATCGAGGCCGCCGACGCCGTGATCGCCGTGTCGGCGGCGATGCGCGAGGACGTCCTCGGCTGCTACCCCGCGCTGGACCCGGCGCGGGTCCACGTCGTGCACAACGGCATCGACACCACCCTCTACCGGCCGGACCACGGCACCGACGTGCTCACTCGCGTCGGCCTGGACCCGGATCGCCCCTATGTGCTGTTCGTCGGCCGGATCACCCGGCAGAAGGGCGTGCCCCATCTGCTGCGCGCGGTGCGGCACATCGACCCGGCGGCACAGATCGTGCTGTGCGCGGGCGCGCCCGACACCCCGGAGGTCGACCGGGAGTTCCGTGACCTGTTCCAGGAGCTGAGCCGGGTCCGCGAGGGCGTGCACTGGATCCCGCAGATGCTGCCGCGCGCGGACGTCATCCAACTCCTCACGCACGCCGCCGTCTTCGCCTGCCCCTCGGTGTACGAACCGCTCGGCATCGTCAACCTGGAGGCGATGGCCTGCGGCACGCCCGTCGTGGCCTCCCGGGTCGGCGGGATTCCCGAGGTCGTCGAGGACGGGGTGACGGGCCTGCTCGTCCCCGTGCACAAGGAGGGCGAGGACGCCGGGGAGTTCGAGGCGGGCCTGGCGCGGGCGCTGGACGCGGTCGTCGGCGACCGTGAGACGGCCCGGCGGATGGGGGAGGCCGGACGGGAGCGCGCGGTGGGCGAGTTCGGCTGGGACACGGTGGCCCGGCGCACGGTCCGGCTGTACGAGGAGATCCTCAAGCAGGCTTAGCACGCCTTTCCCGGGGGCAGGCATGGGGCAACCAGGGTGAGGGGGAGCGGCCATGCGTCGTGGAGGACCTTCAGTTCTCGGAATCGTGCTGGCGGGCGGCGAGGGCAAGCGGCTGATGCCCCTGACCGCGGACCGGGCCAAACCCGCGGTCACCTTCGGCGGCACCTACCGTCTCGTCGACTTCGTGCTCTCCAACCTCGTCAACGCCGACATCCTGCGCATCTGTGTGCTGACCCAGTACAAGTCGCACTCGCTGGACCGGCACATCACCACCACCTGGCGGATGTCGAGCCTGCTGGGCAACTACATCACCCCCGTCCCGGCGCAGCAGCGGCTGGGCCCGCGCTGGTACCTGGGCAGCGCGGACGCGATCCTGCAGTCGCTCAACCTCGTCCATGACGAACAGCCCGACTACGTCGCCGTGTTCGGCGCCGACCACGTCTACCGCATGGACCCGCGCCAGATGCTCGCACAGCACATCGAGGGCGGCGCGGGTGTGACGGTCGCGGGCATCCGGGTGCCGCGGGCGGAGTCCTCCTCCTTCGGGGTGATCACCCCCGGCTCGGACGGGCAGAGTGTGGAGCGCTTCCTGGAGAAGCCCGCCGACCCTCCGGGCCTGGCGGACGACCCGGACCGCGTCTTCGCCTCGATGGGCAACTACCTCTTCACCACCAAGGCGCTGATCGAGGCGCTGCAGCGGGACGCCGAGGACGAGCGGTCCGTGCACGACATGGGCGGTTCGATCCTGCCCCGGCTCACCGGCCGGGGCGAGGCGCAGCTGTACGACTTCAGCGACAACCACGTCCCCGGCGAGACCACCCGGGACAAGGGCTACTGGCGAGACGTCGGCACGCTCGACGCCTACTACGACGCCCATATGGACCTGATCGCCGAGCGCCCCGCCTTCAACCTCTTCAACCGCGGCTGGCCCGTCTACACCCACTCGGGCCAGCTCTCCCCGGCCCGCTTCGGCGCCGGCGGCATGGCGAGCGAGTCCATCATCAGCTCGGGCTGCCTGATCCGCGGCCAGGTCACCCGCTCCGTCCTGTCACCCGGCGTGGTGGTCGACCCGGGCGCGGTCGTCCAGGGCTCGATCCTGCACGACAACGTCCACATCGGCCGGGGCGCGGTCGTGCGCGGTGCCGTCCTCGACAAGAACGTCGAGGTGCCGCCCGGCGCGACCATCGGCGTCAATCCCGAGCGGGACACCGAGCTTTACACGGTCTCCAAGGGCGGGGTGATCGTCCTCGGGAAGGGGCAGCGGGTCTCGTAGGTCTCGTACGCCTGTTTGGTGGCTCCCTCTTCTGGCGCGACGCGTTTTGTTCAATTAGCCCTGGATGCCCGGGTTTCGGATCTCCGACCCTCACGATGCAGACAGCGATGTCTAACCATCGGAGGTCATCCGACATGAGACGGACCCGGCACCCGCGGCTGTGCCTGGCCGGGGTGATGACAGCGTCCGCGCTGCTCGCCGCCCCCGCCGCAGGGGCCGCCGAGCCGACCGGCGGTCACCTCACCGACCTGGTGAACCCGTTCATCGGGACCCAGAACGAGGGCAACACCTTCCCCGGCGCGGCCATGCCCTTCGGCATGGTGCAGCTCTCGCCCGACACCGGGCACAGCACCGGCTACGACTACTCCCAGAACCGCATCCGTGGCTTCTCCCTGGTCCACCTCTCGGGCGTCGGCTGCCGGATCGGCGGTGACCTGCCCGTCCTGCCGACCATCGGCGACGTCACCCAGACGGACAACGCGAAGTACGCCGTCGGCTTCCGGCACGAGGACGAGACGGCGGGCCCCGGCTACTACCGGGTGGGTCTGGCGTCCGGCATCGGAGCCGAACTCACGGCGACCGCGCGCACCGGCGTCCAGCGCTTCTCCTTCCCCGCCACCGACAAGGCCAATGTCCTGCTCAACGCGGGCCAGTCGCTGCACAAGAAGGTCTCCGCCAAGGTGGAGGTGCTGGACGACCGCACGGTGCGCACCGCCGTCACCGGCCATGGATTCTGCCGGGACACCCTGCCGTACACGGTCTACACGATCACCCGCTTCGACCGGCCCTTCACCGCGTACGGCACCTGGGACGGCAAGGCCGTCACGCCCGGCTCGCGGACCGGGAAGGACGGCGCCTACGTCCGCTTCGACG
Encoded proteins:
- the glgA gene encoding glycogen synthase is translated as MRVGLLSREYPPDVYGGAGVHVEFLARELRPLVDLEVHCWGEGRAVGVVRHRPWSALDTANDALRTFSVDLSIAAALEGRELVHSHTWYANLAGHVAKLMYGVPHVLTAHSLEPLRPWKAEQLGGGYALSGWAERTAIEAADAVIAVSAAMREDVLGCYPALDPARVHVVHNGIDTTLYRPDHGTDVLTRVGLDPDRPYVLFVGRITRQKGVPHLLRAVRHIDPAAQIVLCAGAPDTPEVDREFRDLFQELSRVREGVHWIPQMLPRADVIQLLTHAAVFACPSVYEPLGIVNLEAMACGTPVVASRVGGIPEVVEDGVTGLLVPVHKEGEDAGEFEAGLARALDAVVGDRETARRMGEAGRERAVGEFGWDTVARRTVRLYEEILKQA
- the glgC gene encoding glucose-1-phosphate adenylyltransferase, which codes for MRRGGPSVLGIVLAGGEGKRLMPLTADRAKPAVTFGGTYRLVDFVLSNLVNADILRICVLTQYKSHSLDRHITTTWRMSSLLGNYITPVPAQQRLGPRWYLGSADAILQSLNLVHDEQPDYVAVFGADHVYRMDPRQMLAQHIEGGAGVTVAGIRVPRAESSSFGVITPGSDGQSVERFLEKPADPPGLADDPDRVFASMGNYLFTTKALIEALQRDAEDERSVHDMGGSILPRLTGRGEAQLYDFSDNHVPGETTRDKGYWRDVGTLDAYYDAHMDLIAERPAFNLFNRGWPVYTHSGQLSPARFGAGGMASESIISSGCLIRGQVTRSVLSPGVVVDPGAVVQGSILHDNVHIGRGAVVRGAVLDKNVEVPPGATIGVNPERDTELYTVSKGGVIVLGKGQRVS